The Piliocolobus tephrosceles isolate RC106 chromosome 3, ASM277652v3, whole genome shotgun sequence genome has a window encoding:
- the SLC26A1 gene encoding sulfate anion transporter 1 — MDESPEPLQNRGLVLVRRQRPAPRGLCEMLKARLWRSCSCSVLCAWALVQDLLPVTSWLRQYRPREYLAGDVMSGLVIGIILVPQAIAYSLLAGLQPIYSLYTSFFANLIYFLMGTSRHVSVGIFSLLCLMVGQVVDRELQLAGFDPSQDGLRPGANSSILNSSAAMLDCGRDCYAIRIATALTLMTGLYQVLMGVLRLGFVSTYLSQPLLDGFAMGASVTILTSQLKHLLGVRIPRHQGPGMVVLTWLSLLRSVGQANVCDVVTSTVCLAVLLAAKELSDRYRHRLRVPLPTELLVIVVATLVSHFGQLHRRFGSSVAGDIPTGFMPPQVPEPRLMQRVALDAVALALVGAAFSISLAEMFARSHGYSVRANQELLAVGCCNVLPAFLHCFATSAALAKSLVKTATGCRTQLSSVVSATVVLLVLLVLAPLFHDLQRSVLACVIVVSLRGALRKVWDLPRLWRMSPADTLVWAGTAATSMLVSTEAGLLAGVILSLLSLAGRTQRPRATLLARVGNSAFYEDATEFEGLVPEPGVRVFRFGGPLYYANKDFFLQSLYSLTGLDAGCMAARRKARGSEWEVGKGGPARGKDLGPVSSRAALAPAAAGFHTVVIDCAPLLFLDAAGVTTLQDLRRDYGALGISLLLACCSPTVRDVLSRGGFLGEGPGDVAEEEQLFLSVHDAVQTARARHRELEATDAHL; from the exons ATGGACGAGTCCCCTGAGCCTCTGCAGAACAGAGGGCTGGTGCTGGTCCGACGGCAGCGCCCAGCACCCCGGGGTCTGTGTGAGATGCTGAAGGCCAGGCTGTGGCGGAGCTGCTCATGCAGCGTGCTGTGTGCCTGGGCGCTGGTGCAGGACCTGCTCCCCGTCACAAGCTGGCTGCGTCAGTACCGCCCACGGGAGTACCTGGCAGGTGACGTCATGTCCGGGCTGGTCATCGGCATCATCTTGGTGCCTCAGGCCATCGCCTACTCATTGCTGGCCGGGCTGCAGCCCATCTACAGCCTCTATACGTCCTTCTTCGCCAACCTCATCTACTTCCTCATGGGCACTTCACGGCACGTCTCCGTGGGCATCTTCAGCCTACTTTGCCTCATGGTGGGGCAGGTGGTGGACCGGGAGCTCCAGCTGGCTGGCTTTGACCCTTCCCAGGACGGCCTGCGGCCCGGGGCCAACAGCAGCATCCTCAACAGCTCAGCTGCCATGCTGGACTGCGGGCGTGACTGCTACGCCATCCGCATTGCCACCGCCCTCACGCTGATGACCGGGCTTTACCAG GTCCTCATGGGCGTCCTCCGGCTGGGCTTCGTGTCCACCTACCTCTCACAGCCACTGCTCGACGGCTTTGCTATGGGGGCCTCCGTGACCATCCTGACCTCGCAGCTCAAGCACCTGCTGGGTGTGCGGATCCCGCGGCACCAGGGGCCCGGCATGGTGGTCCTCACATGGCTAAGCCTGCTGCGTAGCGTTGGGCAGGCCAACGTGTGCGACGTGGTCACCAGCACGGTGTGCCTGGCGGTGCTGCTAGCCGCGAAGGAGCTCTCAGACCGCTACCGACACCGCCTGCGGGTGCCTCTGCCCACGGAGCTGCTGGTCATCGTGGTGGCCACACTCGTGTCCCACTTCGGGCAGCTCCACAGGCGCTTTGGCTCCAGCGTGGCCGGCGACATCCCCACGGGTTTCATGCCCCCTCAGGTCCCGGAGCCCAGGCTGATGCAGCGTGTGGCCCTGGATGCCGTGGCCCTGGCCCTCGTGGGCGCGGCCTTCTCCATCTCGCTGGCGGAGATGTTCGCCCGCAGCCATGGCTACTCTGTGCGCGCCAACCAGGAGCTGCTGGCTGTGGGCTGCTGCAACGTGCTACCCGCCTTCCTCCACTGCTTCGCCACCAGCGCCGCCCTGGCCAAGAGCCTGGTGAAGACAGCCACTGGCTGCCGGACACAGCTGTCCAGTGTGGTCAGCGCCACCGTGgtgctgctggtgctgctggtgCTGGCACCGCTGTTCCACGACCTCCAGCGAAGCGTGCTGGCCTGCGTCATCGTGGTCAGCCTGCGGGGGGCCCTGCGCAAGGTGTGGGACCTCCCACGGCTGTGGCGGATGAGCCCGGCCGACACGCTGGTCTGGGCGGGCACCGCGGCCACCTCCATGCTGGTCAGCACAGAGGCCGGGCTGCTGGCCGGCGTCATCCTCTCACTGCTCAGCCTGGCCGGCCGCACCCAACGCCCACGTGCCACCCTGCTGGCCCGCGTCGGGAACTCGGCCTTCTACGAGGATGCCACAGAGTTCGAGGGCCTCGTCCCCGAGCCCGGCGTGCGGGTGTTCCGCTTCGGGGGGCCGCTGTACTATGCCAACAAGGACTTCTTCCTGCAGTCACTCTACAGCCTCACAGGCCTGGACGCGGGGTGCATGGCTGCCAGGAGGAAGGCGCGGGGCTCAGAGTGGGAGGTCGGCAAGGGAGGCCCTGCCCGGGGCAAGGACCTGGGGCCGGTTAGCAGCAGGGCTGCGCTGGCGCCTGCGGCAGCCGGATTCCACACAGTGGTCATCGACTGCGCCCCGCTGCTGTTCCTGGATGCAGCCGGTGTGACCACGCTGCAGGACCTGCGCCGGGACTACGGGGCCCTGGGCATCAGCCTGCTGCTAGCCTGCTGCAGCCCTACTGTGAGAGATGTTCTGAGCCGAGGAGGCTTCCTCGGGGAGGGCCCCGGGGACGTGGCTGAGGAGGAGCAGCTGTTTCTCAGTGTGCACGACGCCGTGCAGACAGCACGAGCCCGCCACAGGGAGCTGGAGGCCACTGATGCCCACCTGTAG